A window of Melopsittacus undulatus isolate bMelUnd1 chromosome 2, bMelUnd1.mat.Z, whole genome shotgun sequence contains these coding sequences:
- the C2H2orf49 gene encoding ashwin: protein MAARGRGRVGGGGGDGIDGKVERGSGRPESELLLHPELLSEEFLLLTLEQKNILVENDVKMDKDGLTDLYIQHAIPLPQRDLPKSRWGKMMEKKRQQNESKSENKSVTTVEGLRKRPLIVFDGSSTSTSIKVKKTENGAADRLKPPPAGSTTNTVRRLSIPPNASTYISASSLSEDAKLGMRNNETKQNTISKTNSSMLASLKVYPLSPVSGTTVVKLKRAVPKEESDLPNDLKPTEAKKKIQHVTWP from the exons ATGGCGGCGCGGGGAAGGGGTCGGGTCGGAGGTGGAGGCGGTGATGGCATTGACGGAAAGGTGGAACGGGGGTCGGGGCGCCCGGAGtcggagctgctgctgcacccgGAGCTGCTCTCGGAGGAGTTCCTGCTGCTCACCCTGGAGCAG AAAAATATACTAGTTGAAAATGATGTAAAGATGGATAAAGATGGTCTCACTGATCTCTATATTCAACATGCCATTCCTCTGCCTCAGCGTGACTTGCCAAAAAGTAGATGGGGAAAAatgatggagaagaaaagacagcaaaatgAGTCTAAAAGTGAGAATAAAAG tgttacaACGGTAGAAGGTTTAAGGAAACGGCCATTAATTGTATTTGATGGCAGTTCAACAAGTACAAGCATAAAGgtgaaaaagacagaaaatggagCTGCTGATCGCCTAAAGCCTCCTCCAGCTGGAAGCACCACCAACACTGTTAGAAGGTTATCTATTCCTCCGAATGCCTCAACGTACATTTCAGCCTCCAGTTTATCAGAGGACGCTAAGCTGGGAATGAGGAATAATGAGACTAAGCAGAACACTATTTCAAAGACTAACAGCAGTATGTTGGCTAGTCTGAAGGTGTACCCGTTGTCTCCGGTATCAGGAACTACTGTTGTGAAGTTAAAGAGAGCTGTTCCAAAAGAAGAATCTGATTTGCCG